In Cicer arietinum cultivar CDC Frontier isolate Library 1 chromosome 7, Cicar.CDCFrontier_v2.0, whole genome shotgun sequence, a single window of DNA contains:
- the LOC101508165 gene encoding temperature-induced lipocalin-1, with translation MAKKEMDVVKGVDLKRYMGRWYEIACFPSRFQPSDGVNTRATYTLREDGTVNVLNETWSGGKRSYIQGSAYKADPNSDEAKLKVKFYVPPFLPIIPVVGDYWILHLDHDYQYALIGQPSRSYLWILCRQPHLDEEIYNQLVEKGKEEGYDVSKLRKTPQSDSPPEQEGPQDTKGIWWIKSLFGK, from the exons ATGGCGAAGAAAGAGATGGATGTTGTAAAAGGTGTAGACTTGAAGAGGTACATGGGTCGATGGTACGAAATAGCTTGTTTCCCATCGAGGTTTCAACCAAGTGATGGCGTGAACACAAGAGCCACATACACTCTCAGAGAGGATGGAACTGTGAATGTTCTGAATGAGACTTGGAGTGGTGGAAAAAGAAGTTACATTCAGGGTTCTGCTTATAAAGCTGATCCCAATAGCGATGAGGCTAAACTCAAGGTCAAATTCTACGTTCCTCCCTTCTTACCTATCATTCCTGTTGTTGGTGATTACTGGATTTTGCACCTTGATCATGATTATCAATATGCTCTCATTGGCCAACCTAGCAGAAGTTATCTTTGG ATATTATGCAGGCAGCCCCATTTGGATGAAGAAATCTACAACCAGCTTGTTGAGAAAGGTAAGGAAGAAGGATATGATGTGAGCAAACTGCGCAAGACTCCACAGAGTGACTCTCCACCTGAACAAGAAGGTCCTCAAGACACCAAAGGAATTTGGTGGATCAAATCACTTTTTGGGAAATAA
- the LOC101508490 gene encoding glycerophosphodiester phosphodiesterase GDPDL6: MNINFWEKKKMIRSLLLFSLLLHSTVAQKPAGPLQPVAHVKKWSTLSGNEPIVIARGGFSGLFPEGTQDAIGLSQDISIFLCNLQLTKDGGAFCVTGATLDNATTIAMFDPKQKTYNINGRNVQGHFSTDYTGAQIDQNVSMNQAIFSRPSFYDGVSPLLNVDALLSSKQPPRFWLNVQNAAFYAQYGIRAVDNVLEMLKVYQIDFVSSSDIGFLKSINGKTNKTTKVIFQLLNAMDIEATTKQPYGTIVKDLAAIKLFASGIMVPKEFIWPVKPDKYLGLPTTLVADAHKLGLEVYASGFANDLFTSYSYNYDPTAEYLQFIDNGESVDGVVTDFPATASNAIGCFAHNNTLPKKGTTLIITNNGASGVYPGSTDLAYQQAINDGTDIIDCSVQMTKDGIAFCANFADLIAETTAMTKFMARSSNVPEIQPKSGIFSFDLTWSEIQTLKPQMINPQGNDFQRNPANKNNGTFVTLPEFLELAKTKSVGGILINIPNAAYLASKKGLDIVGAVTTALSNATFDKQATQQVFIQSDDTSVLSKFKDIPSYKRVLYIKDKLDDIPIQTVEEIKKYAEVVNLNKNAVIKTSESLLVGLTKAVKELKDANLTVFVHTLRNEYMSLAFDYWSDPNVEIATYIQTANIDGIVTDFPATASRFMRSPCSDPNHIPAILPANAGDLLSTVPAELKPAAQAPLPPLQVSNVVDPPLPPVTNLTKAEPPTAPSPPPSSSGVKAFGVNSVSSLMTVLVVTMLYAGH; the protein is encoded by the exons ATGAACATCAATTTTTGG gaaaagaaaaaaatgattagAAGCTTGTTACTGTTTTCCTTATTGCTTCATTCAACAGTGGCCCAAAAACCTGCAGGTCCACTTCAACCTGTAGCTCATGTCAAGAAATGGTCAACATTAAGTG GTAATGAACCGATTGTAATAGCGCGCGGTGGTTTTTCGGGACTCTTCCCAGAAGGTACTCAGGATGCAATTGGACTATCACAAGACATAAGCATTTTCTTGTGCAATCTTCAATTAACAAAAGATGGTGGTGCCTTTTGTGTGACTGGTGCTACCCTTGACAATGCAACTACTATAGCAATGTTTGATCCTAAGCAGAAAACTTACAATATCAATGGGAGGAATGTCCAAGGACACTTTTCTACGGATTACACTGGTGCTCAGATTGACCAAAATGTATCAA TGAATCAAGCCATATTTTCTAGACCGAGTTTTTACGATGGAGTTTCCCCGCTTCTTAACGTTGATGCTCTCCTAAGCAGCAAACAACCGCCGAGATTTTGGTTGAATGTTCAG aATGCAGCATTCTACGCTCAATATGGAATAAGAGCAGTAGATAATGTTCTAGAGATGTTGAAAgtttatcaaatagattttgtttCATCTTCTGATATTGGTTTCTTAAAGAGCATCAATGGGAAAACAAACAAGACAACTAAGGTCATCTTTCAACTTCTTAATGCTATGGATATTGAAGCAACAACAAAACAGCCATATGGCACAATAGTAAAGGATCTCGCCGCGATCAAATTATTCGCATCGGGCATAATGGTTCCAAAAGAATTCATATGGCCAGTTAAACCTGACAAATATCTAGGCCTTCCCACAACACTTGTAGCTGATGCACATAAATTAGGACTGGAAGTATATGCTTCTGGTTTTGCTAATGATTTGTTTACAAGTTATAGTTATAACTATGATCCTACTGCTGAGTACCTTCAATTTATCGACAATGGAGAAAGTGTCGATGGTGTTGTCACTGATTTCCCAGCTACAGCATCAAATGCCATTG GGTGCTTTGCACACAACAACACTTTGCCTAAAAAAG GAACAACTTTAATCATAACCAACAATGGAGCGAGCGGTGTATACCCGGGAAGCACTGATCTTGCATACCAGCAAGCTATAAATGATGGAACTGACATCATAGATTGCTCAGTTCAAATGACAAAAGATGGAATTGCCTTCTGCGCGAATTTTGCAGACCTGATAGCAGAAACCACTGCTATGACTAAATTCATGGCCCGATCTTCAAATGTCCCGGAAATTCAACCAAAAAGTGGAATCTTCTCCTTTGACCTTACATGGAGCGAGATTCAAACGTTGAAAC CTCAAATGATTAATCCACAAGGCAATGACTTTCAACGAAACCCAGCAAATAAGAACAATGGGACATTTGTTACCCTTCCTGAATTTTTGGAATTGGCCAAGACAAAGTCTGTCGGTGGCATTTTGATCAACATACCG AATGCTGCTTACCTTGCATCCAAGAAGGGTCTTGACATTGTAGGTGCTGTCACCACAGCTTTGAGCAATGCTACCTTTGACAAGCAAGCCACACAACAAGTCTTCATCCAATCAGATGACACTTCAGTCCTATCCAAGTTTAAGGATATCCCATCTTACAAAAGGGTGTTGTACATTAAAGATAAATTAGATGATATACCTATTCAAACAGTGGAAGAAATTAAGAAGTATGCAGAAGTAGTGAATCTTAACAAAAATGCTGTTATCAAAACATCTGAATCCTTGTTGGTAGGATTAACAAAGGCTGTTAAAGAATTGAAAGATGCAAACCTAACAGTATTCGTCCACACTCTCAGAAACGAATACATGTCGCTTGCATTCGATTATTGGTCAGACCCTAATGTTGAGATTGCTACTTACATTCAAACTGCTAATATCGATGGCATTGTGACTGATTTTCCAGCCACTGCAAGCAGATTTATGA GAAGCCCATGTAGCGATCCGAACCACATTCCGGCCATCTTACCAGCTAATGCTGGTGACCTATTAAGTACTGTTCCAGCTGAATTGAAACCAGCAGCACAAGCTCCACTTCCACCTCTTCAGGTTTCAAATGTTGTTGACCCTCCTCTTCCTCCAGTCACCAACTTGACTAAAGCTGAGCCTCCAACTGCACCTAGTCCTCCTCCATCCTCTTCAGGTGTTAAGGCATTTGGTGTCAACTCTGTTAGCTCCCTAATGACAGTTTTGGTGGTGACAATGCTTTATGCTGGTCATTGA
- the LOC113787715 gene encoding uncharacterized protein produces the protein MEDNIEFSISTLKVDLGCTKGCPTDVTNMLQQLKGVKSISIDPNQGNVTVVGNVNPMMLIKILQKMGKKAQLWSFDKKPKKKSVGSHHRQKHHSHCCHESSNIEDESETVHYDRIKHRTHHYERSKTKHDQDNMFGFGNQHQHAPQSQPQVSGYHPPMSGPNYQQQFSGYNNHHPTMSWNQPQHVTFPRPPSMYPISRPPYGYYGQGHPSWPNYGQGQPAWPTNEHYGSRLPGYNPMIHYNSYADNYRYTM, from the exons ATGGAGGACAATATTGAATTTTCG ATTTCTACTTTGAAAGTTGATTTGGGATGCACAAAGGGTTGTCCCACGGATGTGACCAACATGTTGCAACAACTGAAAG GAGtgaaatctatatccattgatcCAAATCAAGGGAATGTAACAGTTGTTGGTAATGTAAATCCTATGATGCTAATCAAAATTCTTCAAAAGATGGGTAAAAAGGCACAACTTTGGTCTTTTGACAAAAAACCAAAGAAAAAGAGTGTTGGTTCTCATCACAGACAGAAACATCATTCTCACTGTTGTCATGAGAGTAGTAACATCGAGGATGAGTCTGAAACCGTTCATTATGATCGTATTAAACATAGGACACATCACTATGAAAGGAGCAAGACAAAACATGACCAAGATAACATGTTTGGTTTTGGTAATCAACATCAACATGCACCACAATCTCAACCACAGGTTAGTGGATATCATCCACCAATGTCAGGGCCCAACTACCAACAACAGTTCTCAGGATATAATAACCATCATCCAACAATGTCTTGGAACCAACCTCAACATGTGACATTTCCAAGGCCACCATCAATGTATCCAATATCAAGGCCTCCCTATGGTTACTATGGACAAGGTCATCCCTCATGGCCCAATTATGGACAGGGTCAGCCTGCATGGCCCACTAATGAACATTATGGCTCAAGGTTGCCAGGATACAATCCCATGATCCACTACAACAGTTATGCAGACAATTATCGCTATACTATGTAG
- the LOC101509445 gene encoding ABC transporter I family member 1 has protein sequence MSVRKPPLPRLLLNNVSCMRNAQQVLSNVNLSLHDGGALVLTGANGSGKSTFLRMLAGFSRPSAGEILWNGHDIQKSTIFHQYKLQLNWVTLKDAITDKFTVLDNIQWFELLEGKHGKAMPALEVMGLGKLAKEKPKVLSMGQRKRLQLARMLAIDRPIWLLDEPSVALDDEGVKLLEYIIAEHRKQGGIVIVATHLPIEIEDSMIMRLPPRFPRRMTFVDMLDRMDIS, from the coding sequence ATGTCTGTAAGAAAACCCCCATTGCCTCGTCTCCTCCTTAACAATGTCTCTTGTATGAGAAATGCCCAGCAAGTTCTGTCTAATGTGAATCTCTCTCTTCATGATGGAGGAGCACTTGTGCTAACAGGTGCAAATGGCTCAGGAAAGTCAACTTTCTTGCGCATGCTAGCTGGTTTTTCTCGTCCTTCTGCAGGCGAAATCCTTTGGAATGGCCATGACATTCAAAAATCAACAATCTTTCATCAGTATAAGCTTCAGCTTAACTGGGTCACTCTCAAAGATGCAATTACAGATAAATTTACAGTTCTGGACAATATTCAGTGGTTTGAACTTCTTGAAGGCAAGCACGGGAAGGCTATGCCTGCACTTGAGGTGATGGGACTAGGAAAATTGGCCAAGGAAAAGCCAAAGGTGCTTTCAATGGGCCAAAGGAAAAGATTGCAACTTGCCAGAATGCTCGCAATTGATCGCCCCATATGGTTACTTGATGAGCCTTCAGTTGCGTTAGATGATGAAGGTGTAAAGTTACTCGAGTACATTATTGCAGAACACAGGAAACAAGGAGGAATTGTGATTGTGGCGACTCATTTACCCATTGAGATAGAAGATTCCATGATTATGAGGCTGCCACCAAGGTTTCCAAGGAGGATGACATTTGTAGATATGCTTGACCGGATGGATATTAGTTAA
- the LOC140918682 gene encoding tRNA pseudouridine synthase 1-like, with protein sequence MKTRDNLIFVDRLNSNLPSQIRIFGYKRVTASFSAKKFCDRRRYVYLIPVFALDPCCHRDRETVLASLGSENELVKCLECSERGRKVEGLVGNSKRNLELEAMDVETTDKGDDNRSNKESINDNEGKVSVEDVNSKTSFETVVSGQDEVSPLNGGSENNSAVLEEEKVNGEDTPAKRSEFCYGEKERERFNKILKSYVGTHNFHNFTTRIKPEDPSAKRFIISFDASNTVG encoded by the coding sequence ATGAAAACTAGAGATAATTTGATCTTTGTTGACCGCCTTAATTCAAACCTTCCATCTCAGATACGGATCTTTGGTTATAAGCGGGTGACAGCTTCTTTTAGTGCCAAGAAGTTCTGTGACAGGAGGAGGTATGTCTATCTCATCCCTGTGTTTGCTCTTGATCCATGCTGTCATCGTGATAGAGAGACTGTACTGGCTAGTTTGGGGTCTGAAAATGAGCTTGTTAAGTGTTTGGAGTGTTCTGAGAGAGGCCGAAAGGTGGAAGGTTTGGTTGGTAATAGTAAGCGCAATCTGGAGCTAGAAGCTATGGATGTTGAGACCACAGACAAAGGTGATGATAATCGTTCAAATAAAGAATCCATTAATGACAACGAGGGTAAGGTTTCAGTTGAAGATGTAAACTCTAAAACTAGTTTCGAGACTGTGGTTTCTGGTCAGGATGAGGTTTCTCCTTTAAATGGTGGATCTGAGAATAATTCAGCTGTTCTCGAGGAAGAAAAAGTGAACGGAGAGGATACACCTGCTAAACGAAGTGAGTTTTGTTATGGTGAGAAGGAGAGGGAGAGATTTAACAAGATTTTGAAGAGTTATGTGGGAACTCATAACTTCCATAACTTCACGACCAGAATAAAACCCGAGGATCCTTCTGCTAAACGTTTCATTATTTCATTTGACGCAAGCAACACTGTTgggtag